A single region of the Gadus morhua chromosome 5, gadMor3.0, whole genome shotgun sequence genome encodes:
- the mlh3 gene encoding DNA mismatch repair protein Mlh3 isoform X1: MIKCLSADVQSKIRSGIAISSLQQGVEELLLNSVDAGATCVGVRMDMKAFKVQVVDNGSGMDLDDLQRVGNRYCTSKCSSMEDLENLRFYGFRGEALASIVSLATLVEISSRTRLSVKTHIKVFKDGKGLDVLEAESSRPSAGTTLTICNFFHNMPVRRNRMDPVLEAERIRHRVEAISLMHPSVSFTLKNDVTGAMLAQLSKARSTYHRFVQIYGLGRGQHLREISHSQAQFKISGHIGIEGHYNKSLQFLYVNERLLLKTRLHQLLNFLLRKLNSSGQKNDSPDGQSIIRSPKQRRGQELHPIYIINIKCCYSEYDICLDPAKTLIEFKDWDGILICLEQAVKAFLSRENLLADPSQEELDCAPQSLLCTSEKPVNLGFHGTQLITAEASLSHTVCGTLSSGPVHRKVVVVDGALEESVAQTCVQDDISSKAATVEPLEEDAGPPEMETIRNERPASVESRGGAGAHWSGCVSGVDQVDGGPTEDHGEGGVWHAAKGGSFTASLDNGQETSAHRIVAQQSSNTHGESVEGFRKISLADAYIHESLPAKSHDDRPTFCTTKTCKQSIGLMKRKVSEVDYIQSSHKVYLDDGHNIASKVPKLTCFRKLLSKESASLDRFRSTYCKPMGEKMLSIAAFSSSKQPHSLLPQTGDIFVPGNEFPIAEKETQNTDIPDPVIIQSDVQSLPTFSIFTKRKPILDKTGGGGVSLASKLSHLKQQRVVDLHQQSPLQSEMIDTKVDDNVQDSNNNNCSPNRTCGGPTAQSPVSALQGSSRPELTTGPEGSTSVDWLDHFDDTLGRTVSVNQVTGLSRYEVPATGDTQVCCTSDVTRMAVNVVTETGGDKLENSLSSMYSKWKNPVFDRPPVVGVDVCSDQADGLAVKIHNILFPYRCSKAMITSMKVIHQVDKKFLACLINTRDTEYAQDPGTEGNLLVLVDQHAAHERVRLEKLIADSYEDDPDTPGQRRLCSSSVAPPLELSVTEEELRLLRGCQAPLRGLGLQLELPTTGAPRVLVGRVPLCFTEKEHNEVRRGRPSVIKAVVEEYLRDQLEIFCSTGSVRGTLPLAVLRVLASLACHGAIKFNDVLSLDECHSLVGSLSSCQLPFQCAHGRPSIAPLADTLFLEGDEKETQRPNLGRLRRMYKAWELYGRRKL, from the exons ATGATAAAATGTTTGTCAGCAGATGTCCAGAGCAAAATTCGCTCTGGAATCGCCATATCTTCGCTTCAGCAAGGCGTTGAAGAGCTGCTCCTGAACAGCGTGGACGCGGGGGCGACATGCGTCGGGGTGCGGATGGACATGAAGGCGTTCAAGGTTCAGGTGGTGGACAACGGGTCAGGGATGGACCTGGATGATCTGCAGAGGGTTGGAAACAGGTACTGTACTAGTAAATGCAGTTCCATGGAGGACTTGGAGAATCTGAGGTTTTATGGGTTTCGTGGGGAGGCCCTTGCAAGTATAGTTTCCCTAGCGACCCTGGTAGAGATATCTTCAAGAACAAGACTATCCGTTAAAACACACATTAAGGTCTTCAAGGATGGGAAGGGGTTGGATGTCTTGGAAGCGGAGTCTTCCCGTCCCTCCGCCGGGACCACATTGACCATTTGCAACTTTTTCCACAACATGCCAGTCAGGAGGAACCGAATGGACCCCGTCCTTGAAGCGGAGCGCATCAGGCACCGGGTGGAGGCCATCTCTCTGATGCACCCGTCTGTgtcttttactttgaaaaacgATGTGACAGGAGCCATGCTGGCCCAGCTCTCAAAAGCCAGAAGTACATACCATCGATTTGTCCAGATCTATGGCTTAGGGCGAGGACAGCATCTGCGAGAAATCAGTCACAGCCAGGCACAATTTAAAATCAGCGGTCACATAGGTATAGAGGGTCACTACAACAAAAGCTTACAGTTCTTGTATGTGAATGAAAGGCTACTTCTGAAAACACGCCTTCACCAGTTGCTCAATTTCCTCCTCCGGAAGCTTAACAGTTCAGGTCAGAAGAATGATAGCCCAGACGGCCAGTCGATAATCAGGAGCCCAAAGCAGAGAAGGGGCCAAGAACTACATCCAATATATATCATAAATATTAAATGCTGCTACTCAGAATATGACATTTGTCTTGACCCAGCCAAAACTCTCATAGAGTTTAAAGACTGGGATGGGATTTTGATCTGTTTAGAACAGGCTGTTAAAGCCTTTCTAAGCAGAGAGAATCTGTTGGCTGACCCCTCGCAAGAAGAGTTAGACTGCGCTCCTCAAAGCCTGCTGTGTACATCTGAGAAACCAGTGAACTTGGGTTTCCACGGTACCCAATTAATAACAGCAGAGGCCTCGCTCAGCCACACTGTCTGCGGTACGCTTTCATCCGGGCCGGTTCATCGTAAAGTTGTTGTTGTCGACGGTGCGCTTGAAGAAAGTGTGGCACAGACATGTGTTCAAGACGACATCTCCAGTAAGGCAGCCACGGTGGAACCACTCGAGGAAGACGCTGGTCCGCCGGAAATGGAGACGATACGAAACGAAAGGCCCGCAAGCGTAGAATCCAGGGGTGGAGCTGGGGCTCATTGGAGTGGATGCGTGAGTGGAGTGGATCAGGTGGACGGCGGTCCAACTGAAGaccatggggagggaggggtttggCACGCTGCCAAAGGTGGCAGTTTTACAGCGTCGCTAGACAATGGACAAGAAACATCTGCGCATCGAATTGTAGCTCAACAGAGCTCAAATACACATGGAGAATCCGTGGAAGGGTTCAGAAAGATCAGTCTAGCAGATGCATACATTCATGAAAGTCTGCCAGCTAAGAGCCACGATGATAGGCCAACGTTTTGCACAACAAAAACATGTAAACAGAGCATAGGCTTGATGAAACGCAAAGTGTCGGAAGTTGACTACATCCAGTCTAGTCATAAAGTATACTTGGACGATGGTCATAACATTGCTTCAAAGGTTCCCAAGCTTACATGTTTTAGGAAGTTATTGTCCAAGGAATCTGCATCTCTGGACAGGTTTCGAAGCACATACTGCAAGCCAATGGGGGAGAAAATGCtttctattgcagccttcagtagcAGCAAGCAACCACATTCCCTATTGCCTCAGACTGGGGACATCTTTGTCCCTGGCAATGAATTCCCCATTGCTGAAAAGGAGACTCAAAATACAGACATCCCGGACCCTGTAATAATTCAGAGCGATGTTCAAAGCCTACCTACCTTCTCTATATTCACCAAGCGGAAGCCTATCTTAGACAAgactggaggtggtggagtttcTCTGGCATCAAAACTTAGTCATCTGAAACAACAGCGAGTGGTTGACCTGCATCAACAAAGCCCTCTTCAGTCTGAAATGATAGATACTAAGGTAGACGACAACGTCCaagacagcaacaacaacaactgttcTCCCAACCGGACCTGTGGTGGACCTACAGCACAGAGCCCAGTGTCTGCCCTACAAGGCAGTTCAAGGCCTGAACTAACGACCGGGCCGGAGGGCTCAACGTCCGTAGACTGGCTGGATCACTTTGACGACACACTGGGCCGGACGGTGTCCGTCAACCAGGTGACCGGACTGAGCCGCTACGAGGTCCCAGCCACGGGGGACACCCAGGTCTGCTGCACTTCGGATGTCACACGCATGGCAGTGAACGTTGTCACTGAGACAG GGGGGGATAAGCTGGAGAACTCTCTTTCCTCCATGTACTCTAAATGGAAGAACCCTGTGTTTGACAGGCCTCCTGTG GTCGGTGTAGACGTATGCAGTGACCAAGCTGACGGTCTTGCTGTCAAGATCCACAACATCCTGTTTCCATACCGCTGCTCTAAAGCCATGATTACCTCGATGAAG GTGATTCATCAGGTAGATAAGAAGTTCCTTGCGTGTCTGATTAACACTCGGGACACAGAGTATGCCCAAGACCCGGGAACTGAAG GAAATCTCTTGGTACTGGTGGACCAGCACGCTGCACATGAACGAGTCCGCCTGGAAAAGCTTATTGCAG ACTCCTACGAGGACGACCCCGACACGCCCGGCCAGCGGCGCCTGTGTTCCTCCAGCGTCGCGCCGCCGCTGGAGCTGAGcgtgacggaggaggagctgaggctgCTCAG GGGCTGCCAGGCTCCTCTCCGCGGCCTGGGCCTGCAGCTGGAGCTGCCCACAACGGGGGCCCCCCGGGTCCTGGTGGGCAGGGTGCCGTTGTGTTTCACCGAGAAGGAGCACAACGAGGTGCGGCGGGGCCGGCCGTCCGTCATCAAGGCCGTCGTGGAG GAATACCTCAGAGATCAGCTCGAG ATATTCTGCTCCACAGGCAGCGTGCGAGGAACTCTGCCTCTCGCGGTGCTGAGGGTCCTGGCTTCCCTGGCATGTCACG GAGCCATCAAATTCAACGACGTCCTGAGTCTGGACGAGTGCCACAGCCTGGTGGGCTCCCTGTCGTCCTGCCAGCTGCCCTTCCAGTGCGCCCACGGCCGTCCCTCCATCGCGCCGCTGGCAGACACCCTGTTTCTGGAAGGCGACGAGAAG GAAACACAGAGACCCAACCTAGGACGACTCAGAAGAATGTACAAGGCTTGGGAGCTTTATGGACGTAGAAAACTGTGA
- the LOC115543764 gene encoding histone transcription regulator 3 homolog codes for MDHSSINKPKMFDSKQKEKICEEKRHQPYTLEKSQQPGHTNFTKCTSAKKNPVSSKDEDVPDGIPLKPVSVKRAVNPRPGHTEGRHRLTHGATGVQTSRHPWGDPDQLPDDQRRQAHAINNQQLILQEKLMRTAQVWKTAIIQDRESSETGCREPGRRRDPDLRTEGRAGHPQEGKRDKWDTQEGKKVEKFPPRRPGRAEQPSDYKTGASEHLSRWADEGVAVMESTGHKERGKRSSVQSSAKTRGESQGGQARANETEEEPQGRERSSAGGHGSRGEKEQVGQRRSGHRHSAEGHGRSAEGHGRSAEGHGRSAEGHGRSAEGQGRSVEGHGGRERPPPQRSGRPQVEDPIPEEKAEASLQLLACQYCDRKFAAARLEKHLTICERLHQSRRKAYDSSKHRIQGTEMEKFRQHRCETDSSEVKKSSSGQKPAANRSMHLQGGLEQVTCPHCSRRFAPRSAERHIPLCENIRSRPPPPRHRY; via the exons ATGGACCATTCAAGCATCAACAAACCCAAGATGTTTGACagcaaacaaaaagaaaagatctGTGAAGAAAAGAGGCATCAGCCATATACACTGGAAAAGTCTCAGCAACCTGGACACACCAATTTTACAAAGTGTACTTCTGCAAAGAAAAATCCAGTCAGCTCTAAGGATGAAGATGTACCTGACGGTATTCCACTGAAGCCTGTCTCCGTCAAGAGAGCAGTCAACCCCAGACCGGGTCACACAGAGGGCCGCCATCGCCTCACTCACGGAGCCACAGGGGTCCAAACATCCCGACATCCGTGGGGAGATCCCGACCAGCTGCCTGATGACCAACGGCGCCAGGCCCACGCCATAAACAACCAACAGCTGATCCTTCAGGAGAAGCTGATGAGGACAGCGCAGGTTTGGAAGACGGCCATCATACAGGACAGGGAGTCTTCAGAGACAGGGTGCAGAGAACCAGGCCGGAGGAGGGATCCCGACTTGAGGACAGAAGGGAGGGCCGGCCATCCACAGGAAGGAAAGAGGGACAAGTGGGACACACAGGAGGGCAAAAAGGTGGAGAAGTTTCCACCCAGGAGGCCAGGGAGAGCGGAGCAGCCCAGCGACTACAAAACAGGAGCAAGCGAACATCTCAGCAGGTGGGCCGACGAGGGCGTGGCAGTGATGGAATCGACCGGCCATAAAGAAAGGGGTAAAAGGAGCAGCGTACAGTCATCGGCCAAAACGAGAGGAGAGTCCCAAGGGGGTCAGGCCAGAGCAAACGAAACAGAGGAAGAGccgcaggggagggagaggagctcCGCGGGGGGTCACGGCTCTCGTGGTGAGAAGGAGCAAGTGGGCCAGAGGCGTTCTGGGCACAGGCACTCGGCAGAAGGTCACGGGCGCTCTGCAGAAGGTCACGGGCGCTCGGCAGAAGGTCACGGGCGCTCGGCAGAAGGTCACGGGCGCTCGGCAGAAGGTCAAGGGCGCTCGGTAGAAGGTCACGGTGGTAGAGAAAGGCCCCCTCCCCAGCGGTCCGGGAGGCCACAAGTGGAAGATCCAATCCCAGAGGAGAAGGCAGAAGCCAGCCTCCAGCTGCTTGCCTGCCAATACTGTGATAGAAAATTTGCAGCCGCAAGACTGGAGAAACACCTGACCATCTGCGAGAGGCTCCACCAGTCTCGACGCAAAGCGTACGACTCCTCTAAACACAGGATCCAAGGGACGGAGATGGAGAAATTCAGGCAACACAGATGCGAGACCGACTCTTCTGAG GTAAAGAAGAGTAGCAGTGGTCAAAAGCCGGCGGCCAATAGGAGCATGCACCTCCAGGGGGGTCTGGAGCAGGTCACATGTCCTCACTGTTCCCGCCGCTTTGCCCCCCGATCGGCGGAGCGACACATACCCTTGTGCGAGAACATCCGaagccgccctcctcctcctcgtcatcgCTATTAA
- the acyp1 gene encoding acylphosphatase-1 — protein MSCEDLLSVDYEVFGRVQGVFFRKFTQAEAKKLGLVGWVRNTEAGTVEGQLQGPGSKVAEMQSWLRTTGSPQSKIITAEFKNEKIIKCLEHSTFKVVRS, from the exons ATGTCGTGTGAAGACCTGCTTTCTGTGGATTATGAAGTGTTTGGTAGAGTGCAAGGTGTATTTTTTCGAAAGTTCACTCAG GCAGAAGCGAAGAAGCTGGGCTTGGTTGGCTGGGTCAGGAACACGGAGGCAGGGACTGTTGAGGGACAGCTGCAAGGCCCCGGTAGCAAGGTGGCCGAGATGCAAAGCTGGCTGCGCACCACTGGCAGTCCACAATCGAAGATCATCACAGCAGAGTTCAAGAACGAGAAGATTATAAAATGTCTAGAGCATTCAACTTTTAAAGTAGTGCGCTCGTAG
- the mlh3 gene encoding DNA mismatch repair protein Mlh3 isoform X2 yields the protein MEQILPFLPRDKRVVSSGAENRGGDKLENSLSSMYSKWKNPVFDRPPVVGVDVCSDQADGLAVKIHNILFPYRCSKAMITSMKVIHQVDKKFLACLINTRDTEYAQDPGTEGNLLVLVDQHAAHERVRLEKLIADSYEDDPDTPGQRRLCSSSVAPPLELSVTEEELRLLRGCQAPLRGLGLQLELPTTGAPRVLVGRVPLCFTEKEHNEVRRGRPSVIKAVVEEYLRDQLEIFCSTGSVRGTLPLAVLRVLASLACHGAIKFNDVLSLDECHSLVGSLSSCQLPFQCAHGRPSIAPLADTLFLEGDEKETQRPNLGRLRRMYKAWELYGRRKL from the exons ATGGAGCAAATCTTGCCCTTCCTTCCCAGAGACAAAAGAGTAGTCAGTTCAGGGGCTGAAAACAGAG GGGGGGATAAGCTGGAGAACTCTCTTTCCTCCATGTACTCTAAATGGAAGAACCCTGTGTTTGACAGGCCTCCTGTG GTCGGTGTAGACGTATGCAGTGACCAAGCTGACGGTCTTGCTGTCAAGATCCACAACATCCTGTTTCCATACCGCTGCTCTAAAGCCATGATTACCTCGATGAAG GTGATTCATCAGGTAGATAAGAAGTTCCTTGCGTGTCTGATTAACACTCGGGACACAGAGTATGCCCAAGACCCGGGAACTGAAG GAAATCTCTTGGTACTGGTGGACCAGCACGCTGCACATGAACGAGTCCGCCTGGAAAAGCTTATTGCAG ACTCCTACGAGGACGACCCCGACACGCCCGGCCAGCGGCGCCTGTGTTCCTCCAGCGTCGCGCCGCCGCTGGAGCTGAGcgtgacggaggaggagctgaggctgCTCAG GGGCTGCCAGGCTCCTCTCCGCGGCCTGGGCCTGCAGCTGGAGCTGCCCACAACGGGGGCCCCCCGGGTCCTGGTGGGCAGGGTGCCGTTGTGTTTCACCGAGAAGGAGCACAACGAGGTGCGGCGGGGCCGGCCGTCCGTCATCAAGGCCGTCGTGGAG GAATACCTCAGAGATCAGCTCGAG ATATTCTGCTCCACAGGCAGCGTGCGAGGAACTCTGCCTCTCGCGGTGCTGAGGGTCCTGGCTTCCCTGGCATGTCACG GAGCCATCAAATTCAACGACGTCCTGAGTCTGGACGAGTGCCACAGCCTGGTGGGCTCCCTGTCGTCCTGCCAGCTGCCCTTCCAGTGCGCCCACGGCCGTCCCTCCATCGCGCCGCTGGCAGACACCCTGTTTCTGGAAGGCGACGAGAAG GAAACACAGAGACCCAACCTAGGACGACTCAGAAGAATGTACAAGGCTTGGGAGCTTTATGGACGTAGAAAACTGTGA